A DNA window from Prosthecobacter debontii contains the following coding sequences:
- a CDS encoding response regulator: MHPKVILLVEDNPDDEELTLMALAKNNILNEVVVARDGVEALEYLFGDGPESFAQRHVVPAIILLDLKLPRVDGLEVLKRIRSEEQTRMLPVVVLTSSREERDLLESYSLGCNSYVRKPVDFAQFVEATRQLGLYWLLLNESPPVKPLTS, translated from the coding sequence ATGCACCCGAAAGTCATTCTCCTGGTTGAAGACAATCCTGATGATGAAGAGCTGACCCTCATGGCTCTGGCGAAGAATAACATCCTGAACGAAGTCGTGGTCGCTCGCGACGGGGTGGAGGCTCTGGAGTATTTATTCGGTGATGGCCCAGAGTCGTTTGCACAACGTCATGTGGTGCCCGCGATTATCCTGCTGGATTTGAAGTTGCCACGGGTGGATGGGCTGGAGGTGCTGAAACGCATCCGCTCGGAGGAGCAGACGCGCATGCTGCCCGTGGTGGTTCTTACATCTTCTCGCGAAGAAAGGGACTTGCTCGAAAGTTATTCTCTGGGTTGCAATAGCTATGTGCGTAAGCCGGTGGACTTTGCCCAATTCGTCGAGGCGACTCGTCAGCTCGGGCTTTACTGGCTACTGCTCAATGAATCACCACCTGTCAAACCGCTTACCTCATGA
- a CDS encoding GAF domain-containing protein translates to MKPLRVLLAEDSDDDAQLILQRLERHGYECVAKQVMAALDLQTALATESWDIILCDYVMPGFDALAALKIVAAHGEDIPVIVVSGTVGEDVAVATLKHGARDYILKQNLTRLGPAVDSELKEASARRYGLLLEAIARSYSEILEMILNGSPLTAILEHIAQRIERLSPHGALCSILLTNPAGTHLEHGASPSLPKEFVQAVNPVAIEAGVGSCGHAAAVKETMVVENILEHPNWQSLKALAERHRLKACWSVPVFSSGREVVGTMAVYYRTPRSPLPDELGWVESAAKLVGVAIERGRSEARIRDQLDELLRWQNAMLNREDRVQQLKVEVNELLLRLGEPVRYSSQV, encoded by the coding sequence ATGAAACCTCTGCGCGTTCTTCTGGCTGAAGACTCAGATGATGATGCACAATTGATCCTCCAGCGTCTTGAGCGGCATGGTTACGAGTGCGTGGCCAAGCAGGTGATGGCTGCCCTCGATCTGCAAACCGCTCTGGCGACAGAAAGCTGGGATATCATCTTGTGTGATTACGTCATGCCGGGTTTTGATGCGTTGGCGGCTTTAAAGATCGTCGCAGCGCATGGAGAAGATATCCCGGTGATCGTGGTGTCTGGCACGGTGGGGGAAGATGTGGCTGTGGCGACGCTGAAGCATGGTGCGCGGGATTATATCTTGAAGCAAAATCTGACGCGCCTCGGTCCGGCAGTGGATAGCGAGCTGAAGGAAGCTTCCGCGCGCCGATATGGGTTGCTCTTGGAAGCGATTGCGCGAAGCTATTCGGAGATTTTGGAAATGATTCTGAATGGCTCACCGCTAACGGCCATTTTGGAGCACATCGCCCAGCGCATTGAGCGGCTGAGCCCTCACGGAGCCTTATGCTCGATTTTACTGACGAATCCGGCTGGCACACATCTGGAGCATGGTGCGTCCCCTAGTTTGCCCAAGGAGTTCGTCCAGGCGGTCAATCCAGTGGCCATTGAAGCCGGAGTCGGGTCCTGCGGTCACGCGGCGGCGGTGAAGGAAACGATGGTGGTGGAAAATATTCTTGAGCATCCCAATTGGCAGTCTTTGAAAGCTCTTGCCGAGAGACATCGACTCAAAGCTTGCTGGTCGGTGCCGGTTTTTTCATCGGGTAGAGAAGTGGTGGGAACCATGGCGGTCTATTATCGCACGCCGCGCAGTCCTCTGCCAGATGAGCTCGGCTGGGTCGAGTCAGCGGCCAAACTCGTGGGGGTAGCGATCGAACGAGGTCGCTCTGAGGCGAGGATACGCGATCAGCTCGACGAGCTACTGCGTTGGCAAAATGCGATGTTGAATCGTGAAGATCGTGTGCAGCAGTTAAAAGTTGAGGTAAATGAACTACTCCTGCGCTTGGGTGAACCGGTCCGGTATTCCAGCCAGGTGTGA
- a CDS encoding GAF domain-containing protein yields the protein MKAPIPEDEDERLAILREYEILDTPPEEAFDGLAQLAAHICQAPIALVSLIDENRQWFKSQVGISVSAGETSRDTAFCAHAILDSGHVMEVPDASQDARFSDHPDVTGEMHVRFYAGAPLVTRGKHALGTLCVLDREPRHLTPAQVEALETLSRNVVAQLELRRQARQLAREIAEKDRFASILEEQNSQLLRSEQETSRLLDLAEKSRNALLSVLEDEQRLGRELRRWADAFENCAQGILICTPSDQSIFASNSALARLHDRPSGEIAGLKLSSLYPVDHHLALQQHIVEADREGQVQFEMPMLRADGSTFDAQVDLVSVREFESPPLYWVVTIQDISERKLAELLLARTNRALKMMSACNESVVHATDEQHLLAEVCRLAVEIGGYRMAWVGYAMNDESHCIQPMAHAGHEAGYLKHIQLSWSDAHPTGHGPAARCIRSGQTVICEDIFQESAGFFWKEEALGRGYRGIVCLPLHDEKRTFGLLALYASEVHQAGPDEIKMLHEMAEDLAFGIRHIRSRQERQRMQDVVLKVSQAVSAGHGEDFFQSLTRNMVEALEADGGIIGRLDPKVQQSVETRVLFMDGQLKENVHYQLPGTPCEGVSLGYTCIFENGIQTQFPEDTWLKDNGIEAYAGIPLMDTRNEVSGIMAVFFRHPLDHTSLVHSTLKIFAARVADELERQETDERIFEQASLLDKAQDAILVRDLEHRITYWNKSAEALYGWSAEEVVGKRVTDIFYQSTGDFNDAIHQLFHEGEWVGELDQYAKDGKPLIIECRWTMVKDSVGKPKAVLCINTDITEKKRLEQQFLRAQRMESIGTLAGGIAHDLNNVLAPIMMAIDLLKMRMTDQISQDILATISQSAQRGAEMVNQVLSFARGMEGRRMDVHAHMLIRDIEKIARDTFPKNIQIVTDYHESLWPVVGDPTQLHQVLLNLCVNARDAMPDGGRISVSAKNERLDENYAAMNLDATPGPYLVFHVTDTGSGIPPAIIEQIFDPFFTTKELGKGTGLGLSTSLAIVKSHGGFIRVTSEQGRGSSFSLYLPAREQSGQMVEEMQVEELSRGRGETILVVDDELTIREITQQTLQAFGYKVLLAADGAEAVTLYAQHKGVVSIVLTDMMMPVMDGPATIKVLRKMTPSLKIIAASGISTQDSVTRAANEGVKHFVAKPYTADSLLKVLRDCLDEP from the coding sequence ATGAAAGCCCCTATTCCTGAAGATGAAGACGAGAGACTCGCCATTCTGCGCGAGTATGAGATCCTCGACACCCCTCCAGAAGAAGCCTTTGATGGCTTGGCGCAACTGGCTGCACACATCTGCCAAGCTCCTATTGCCTTGGTATCGCTGATCGATGAAAACAGGCAGTGGTTCAAGTCTCAGGTCGGCATTTCCGTCAGTGCAGGGGAGACCTCTCGGGATACGGCCTTTTGCGCGCACGCCATTCTTGACAGTGGTCATGTGATGGAGGTTCCGGATGCGAGTCAAGACGCACGTTTTTCTGACCATCCCGATGTGACGGGAGAAATGCACGTCCGATTTTATGCTGGAGCTCCTCTAGTGACTCGCGGAAAGCATGCGCTTGGCACGTTATGTGTCTTGGATCGTGAACCGCGGCATCTGACGCCTGCTCAGGTAGAGGCGCTGGAAACACTGAGCCGAAACGTGGTGGCCCAATTGGAACTCCGCAGGCAAGCGCGGCAGCTCGCACGTGAGATCGCAGAAAAAGATCGTTTCGCGAGTATTTTAGAGGAGCAGAACAGCCAACTTCTTCGCAGTGAGCAGGAGACGAGTCGCCTGTTGGATTTGGCCGAAAAATCCCGCAATGCTTTGCTCAGCGTTTTGGAGGACGAGCAGCGCTTGGGGCGCGAACTGAGGCGTTGGGCAGATGCTTTTGAAAACTGTGCTCAAGGCATCCTGATCTGCACGCCCTCGGATCAGAGTATCTTTGCCAGTAATAGTGCCTTAGCTCGTTTGCATGATCGGCCTTCGGGGGAGATTGCCGGGCTCAAGCTCAGTTCGCTCTATCCAGTCGATCATCACCTCGCCTTGCAGCAGCACATCGTTGAAGCGGATCGAGAAGGCCAAGTGCAGTTCGAGATGCCGATGCTTCGTGCTGATGGCAGCACCTTTGATGCTCAAGTGGATTTGGTTAGCGTTCGGGAATTTGAAAGTCCGCCTTTGTATTGGGTGGTGACGATTCAGGATATATCTGAGCGCAAGTTGGCTGAGCTGCTTTTGGCACGCACCAACCGTGCCCTTAAAATGATGTCGGCCTGCAATGAATCGGTGGTGCATGCCACCGACGAACAGCATCTCTTGGCAGAAGTATGTCGACTTGCGGTGGAGATCGGCGGCTACCGGATGGCATGGGTGGGTTATGCCATGAATGATGAGAGCCACTGCATTCAACCCATGGCTCATGCCGGCCATGAGGCGGGCTATCTCAAGCACATTCAGCTCAGTTGGTCTGATGCTCACCCCACGGGGCATGGTCCCGCCGCTCGCTGCATTCGCTCCGGTCAGACGGTGATCTGTGAGGACATCTTCCAGGAATCCGCAGGATTTTTCTGGAAGGAAGAAGCGCTAGGACGCGGCTATCGCGGTATCGTGTGTCTGCCCTTACATGATGAAAAGCGCACCTTTGGTCTTTTGGCTCTCTATGCATCGGAAGTCCATCAGGCGGGGCCTGATGAGATTAAGATGCTTCATGAAATGGCCGAGGATTTGGCCTTTGGCATTCGCCACATCCGTAGTCGTCAGGAGCGGCAGCGCATGCAGGATGTGGTGTTGAAGGTATCCCAAGCCGTGTCGGCAGGGCATGGAGAAGACTTCTTTCAGTCACTCACACGAAACATGGTGGAGGCTTTGGAGGCAGATGGCGGTATCATCGGTAGACTGGATCCGAAGGTTCAACAGAGTGTGGAAACCAGGGTTCTCTTCATGGATGGCCAACTTAAAGAGAATGTGCATTACCAACTCCCTGGCACGCCCTGTGAGGGAGTGAGCCTCGGCTACACTTGCATTTTTGAAAATGGTATCCAGACGCAATTCCCTGAGGATACGTGGCTGAAAGACAACGGGATCGAAGCTTATGCTGGCATCCCCTTAATGGATACGCGCAATGAGGTCAGCGGTATCATGGCCGTTTTTTTCCGGCATCCTCTGGATCACACCTCACTTGTGCACTCGACCCTCAAAATCTTTGCCGCGCGTGTGGCCGATGAGCTTGAACGGCAGGAAACTGACGAACGGATTTTTGAACAAGCCTCTCTGCTCGACAAAGCTCAGGATGCGATCCTGGTGCGGGATCTAGAGCATCGGATCACCTACTGGAACAAGAGTGCGGAAGCGCTCTATGGCTGGTCGGCAGAAGAGGTGGTTGGTAAACGAGTCACGGATATCTTTTACCAATCAACAGGGGACTTTAACGACGCCATCCACCAGCTCTTCCATGAGGGGGAATGGGTGGGCGAGCTGGATCAGTATGCCAAGGATGGTAAGCCGCTAATCATTGAGTGCCGTTGGACGATGGTGAAAGACAGCGTGGGGAAACCCAAAGCGGTTCTTTGCATCAACACCGACATCACGGAGAAAAAGCGCCTGGAGCAGCAGTTCCTACGGGCGCAACGCATGGAGAGTATTGGCACTTTGGCGGGGGGGATCGCTCACGATTTGAACAACGTTCTCGCCCCGATCATGATGGCCATTGATCTCCTCAAGATGCGGATGACGGATCAGATCAGTCAGGACATTCTCGCCACCATTTCACAGAGTGCCCAGCGCGGCGCTGAGATGGTCAATCAGGTGCTTTCCTTTGCCCGAGGCATGGAGGGGCGGCGCATGGATGTGCATGCTCACATGCTCATTCGAGACATCGAAAAGATCGCTCGCGATACCTTCCCGAAGAATATTCAGATCGTCACCGACTATCATGAAAGCCTTTGGCCGGTGGTGGGAGACCCCACCCAACTCCACCAAGTGCTGCTGAATCTCTGTGTGAATGCCCGTGATGCCATGCCCGATGGGGGGCGGATCTCGGTCAGTGCCAAGAATGAGCGGCTGGATGAAAACTATGCGGCCATGAATCTGGATGCCACCCCTGGCCCCTACTTGGTTTTCCATGTCACCGACACCGGCAGTGGCATCCCGCCAGCCATCATTGAGCAGATTTTTGACCCTTTCTTTACGACCAAGGAACTCGGTAAAGGCACTGGCTTGGGGCTTTCCACCTCTCTGGCCATCGTGAAAAGTCACGGAGGCTTTATCCGGGTGACCAGCGAGCAAGGAAGAGGAAGCTCTTTCAGCCTCTATCTGCCCGCTCGGGAGCAGTCGGGCCAAATGGTGGAGGAAATGCAAGTGGAGGAACTGTCGCGCGGTCGTGGGGAGACGATTCTCGTCGTCGATGACGAGCTGACCATCCGCGAAATTACTCAGCAGACTCTCCAGGCGTTCGGATATAAAGTCCTGCTCGCAGCAGATGGGGCCGAGGCGGTCACTCTCTATGCTCAGCATAAGGGGGTAGTCTCCATTGTGCTGACAGATATGATGATGCCCGTCATGGATGGCCCTGCGACGATCAAGGTGCTGCGGAAAATGACCCCGAGTCTGAAGATCATCGCCGCCAGCGGAATTTCGACCCAAGATTCCGTCACCCGGGCTGCCAATGAGGGGGTGAAGCATTTTGTTGCGAAGCCCTACACGGCGGACTCTCTGCTCAAAGTGCTGCGAGATTGCTTGGATGAGCCGTGA
- the mpl gene encoding UDP-N-acetylmuramate:L-alanyl-gamma-D-glutamyl-meso-diaminopimelate ligase, with protein sequence MSSSKHLHFIGICGTAMGSTAVALRALGYTISGSDEKVYPPMSDVLREAGITVSEGYLPENLPAHADVYVVGNAISRGNEELETLLERKLPYVSMAELLKTEVIQGKRSFVVSGTHGKTTTTTMLSWIFEHAGKNPGFMIGGVPENFTSGARFNHSDLFVIEGDEYDTAYFDKRSKFLHYLPECAIVNNIEFDHADIFADLDAILLTFQRLLNSVPRNGLVLLNGDDKNCLGLKSYAPVKTVGLGESCSERIRITEATPESTGFEINGVPFSVPMIGEFNVRNAAMCVCAARHAGLSDDEIRAGLESFKGIRRRQQVRGVAGGVTVIDDFGHHPTAIRETLRGLRQRYPGQRLWAVFEPRSNTSRRNLLQNELIEALKEADGSVIAAVANPEKVAAAERLDPELVARSVSAAGKPCYHEPDVAAIVSRLKGETKSGDVIVIFSNGGFDGIHGKLLKALGED encoded by the coding sequence ATGTCCTCTTCTAAGCATCTCCATTTCATCGGCATCTGCGGCACCGCCATGGGCTCCACCGCAGTGGCTCTTCGTGCTCTCGGTTATACCATCTCCGGCTCGGACGAGAAAGTTTATCCCCCCATGTCAGATGTGCTGCGTGAGGCGGGTATCACGGTAAGCGAGGGCTACCTCCCCGAGAACCTGCCCGCTCATGCGGACGTGTATGTGGTCGGCAATGCTATCTCCCGTGGCAATGAAGAGTTGGAAACACTGCTGGAGAGAAAGCTGCCCTATGTCTCCATGGCCGAGCTGCTGAAGACGGAAGTGATTCAGGGAAAGCGCAGCTTTGTCGTGAGTGGGACGCATGGCAAGACGACGACCACCACGATGCTTTCCTGGATCTTTGAGCATGCAGGGAAGAATCCGGGCTTCATGATCGGTGGGGTGCCGGAGAACTTCACCAGTGGTGCGCGCTTCAATCATAGCGATCTTTTCGTGATCGAAGGGGATGAATATGACACGGCCTACTTTGATAAGCGCTCCAAGTTCCTGCATTATCTGCCGGAATGTGCCATCGTGAATAACATTGAGTTTGATCACGCCGATATCTTTGCAGATCTCGATGCCATCTTGCTTACCTTTCAGCGTTTGCTGAATAGTGTGCCACGGAATGGACTGGTTTTGCTCAATGGTGACGATAAAAACTGCCTCGGCCTGAAGAGTTATGCACCCGTGAAAACGGTGGGCTTGGGAGAGAGTTGTAGCGAGCGCATCCGCATCACGGAAGCGACTCCCGAAAGCACGGGGTTTGAGATCAACGGCGTGCCCTTCAGCGTGCCAATGATCGGCGAATTCAATGTGCGCAATGCCGCTATGTGTGTTTGCGCGGCACGCCATGCGGGCTTGAGTGATGATGAAATCCGAGCCGGGTTGGAAAGCTTTAAAGGTATCCGTCGGCGTCAGCAGGTGAGAGGTGTGGCGGGTGGAGTCACGGTGATCGATGATTTCGGTCACCATCCGACGGCGATCCGGGAAACCCTGCGTGGTCTGCGTCAGCGGTATCCAGGCCAGCGTCTGTGGGCGGTCTTTGAGCCGCGCTCGAATACGAGTCGGCGTAATCTTTTGCAGAACGAGTTGATCGAAGCACTCAAGGAAGCTGATGGTTCCGTCATCGCGGCAGTGGCCAACCCTGAGAAAGTGGCCGCCGCTGAGAGGCTTGATCCGGAGCTTGTGGCGCGCAGTGTGAGTGCTGCGGGCAAACCCTGCTATCATGAGCCCGATGTTGCGGCGATTGTGAGCCGCTTGAAGGGTGAGACCAAGTCAGGAGATGTGATCGTGATCTTCAGCAACGGCGGTTTCGATGGCATTCATGGGAAGCTGCTGAAAGCCTTGGGGGAAGACTAA